A single Tachypleus tridentatus isolate NWPU-2018 chromosome 9, ASM421037v1, whole genome shotgun sequence DNA region contains:
- the LOC143227149 gene encoding uncharacterized protein LOC143227149 has protein sequence MRDPVLFDTGMIPSMWKNVLFLLMLIFIANTNGQEPIHSIAQSKRSASYDRESGAFSDIIFFLVGLALALVLGLATFIAPLTNLLLTNITGAVNVGAAGRRRKRGIQGLNDHLLKALQTLERALLKYENNHINQKKQ, from the exons ATGAGGGATCCAGTTCTCTTCGATACAG gcatGATTCCAAGTATGTGGAAGAATGTACTCTTTCTCCTCATGTTGATCTTTATTGCAAATACCAATGGACAAGAACCTATCCATAGTATAGCACAGTCTAAAAGGTCAGCATCCTACGACAGAGAGTCCGGAGCATTTagtgatattattttttttctcgtTGGTTTGGCACTTGCCTTGGTCCTAGGACTTGCGACATTTATAGCGCCTCTTACTAACCTATTATTGACGAACATCACAGGAGCTGTAAACGTGGGTGCTGCTGGTAGAAGGCGCAAGCGCGGAATACAAGGCTTGAATGATCACTTACTGAAAGCTCTGCAAACACTAGAAAGGGCGCTGCTAAAGtatgaaaataatcatataaaccAAAAGAAGCAATGA